From the genome of Deltaproteobacteria bacterium, one region includes:
- the yedF gene encoding sulfurtransferase-like selenium metabolism protein YedF: MKELDCRGLACPQPVLNTKQALEETESGRIRVIVDNEAARDNVTRFCASQGCEVEITEEGADFILTVTKDGPCSSPEPEAACEIPSSRPAPEKMRLVVKISDQIMGKGPEPLGRMLMKAFIKTLSDATLKPQAAVFYNSGIHLAVEGSEYLEDIKALKNSGMEILVCGTCLDFFGLKEKLVVGRVSNMFEIIEILAGADRIVSP; encoded by the coding sequence ATGAAAGAGTTGGACTGTCGAGGACTTGCCTGCCCTCAACCCGTCCTGAACACCAAGCAGGCCCTGGAGGAAACGGAAAGCGGCCGGATCAGGGTAATTGTGGACAATGAGGCCGCCCGGGACAATGTGACCCGTTTTTGTGCTTCTCAAGGCTGTGAAGTCGAAATAACCGAGGAAGGCGCTGATTTTATCCTGACGGTGACCAAGGATGGTCCGTGTTCCAGCCCGGAGCCTGAAGCGGCTTGTGAGATTCCCTCATCAAGGCCTGCGCCGGAAAAGATGCGACTGGTTGTCAAGATCAGCGATCAGATCATGGGGAAAGGCCCTGAACCTCTGGGCCGAATGCTGATGAAGGCCTTTATCAAGACCCTGTCAGACGCGACTCTAAAGCCTCAAGCGGCTGTCTTCTATAACTCAGGGATTCACCTGGCCGTTGAGGGTTCGGAATATCTGGAAGATATTAAGGCGCTTAAAAATTCAGGCATGGAAATTCTGGTTTGCGGAACCTGCCTTGATTTCTTCGGTCTCAAGGAAAAGCTGGTTGTAGGCCGGGTAAGTAACATGTTTGAAATCATCGAAATACTGGCTGGGGCGGATCGCATCGTCTCACCCTGA
- a CDS encoding aminotransferase class V-fold PLP-dependent enzyme, whose protein sequence is MDLIYFDQAATSFPKPPQMVEAVRRALTEISGSGGRSAHRMSLNAARLVFEAREAVAELLRVNDASQIAFTCNVTQALNMALTGFLRPGDHVLTSSMEHNSVMRPLNWLARAREVEVEVIPSPLTGLIDPAEFKKRLTARTRLVVIAHASNVTGAICPLKELKAALGTVPLLVDAAQTAGVLPLNMSDREADILAFTGHKSLLGPTGTGGLWITPEIEIKPLVRGGTGSRSEFEEHPDFMPDRLEAGTQNTHGLAGLGAGVKFVMETGVDNIRTHELKLTARFLSGLAQIRGATVYGPPDPDSRVAVVSMNLTAWSPSDLTHALDREFGVLTRAGLHCAPRAHRTIKTYPQGTVRFSFGLFNTEAEVDTSLAALDDLSRQAK, encoded by the coding sequence ATGGATCTCATCTATTTCGATCAGGCCGCGACCTCATTTCCCAAGCCTCCTCAAATGGTCGAGGCCGTGCGCCGTGCCTTGACAGAGATTTCAGGCAGTGGGGGCCGATCAGCTCATCGCATGTCTCTGAATGCAGCCCGGCTGGTTTTTGAGGCGCGGGAGGCTGTGGCTGAACTGCTGAGGGTAAACGATGCAAGTCAGATCGCCTTCACCTGCAACGTAACCCAGGCGCTAAATATGGCCCTGACAGGTTTTCTTCGGCCGGGCGATCATGTCCTGACCTCCTCCATGGAACATAATTCAGTCATGAGGCCCCTGAACTGGCTGGCGCGGGCGCGGGAGGTCGAGGTCGAAGTCATTCCCAGCCCCTTGACTGGCCTGATTGACCCGGCCGAATTCAAAAAAAGGCTGACCGCTCGAACCCGCCTGGTGGTGATCGCCCATGCCTCCAACGTGACTGGCGCCATCTGTCCGCTCAAAGAGCTGAAAGCGGCCCTGGGCACGGTTCCTCTCCTGGTGGATGCGGCCCAGACCGCAGGGGTTCTGCCTTTGAACATGTCAGACCGGGAGGCGGACATACTGGCCTTTACCGGTCATAAGTCTCTGCTCGGTCCCACAGGCACCGGCGGGCTCTGGATCACCCCGGAAATCGAGATCAAACCTTTGGTGCGGGGTGGGACTGGCAGCCGTTCTGAATTTGAAGAGCACCCCGATTTCATGCCTGACAGGCTTGAGGCTGGTACGCAAAACACCCACGGCCTGGCCGGTCTGGGCGCTGGAGTAAAATTTGTCATGGAAACCGGTGTAGATAACATCCGGACTCATGAGCTTAAGTTAACAGCGCGTTTCTTAAGCGGTCTGGCCCAGATCAGAGGGGCAACTGTCTATGGCCCCCCGGATCCTGACTCGCGGGTAGCGGTTGTCTCTATGAACCTCACCGCATGGTCTCCATCGGACCTGACCCATGCACTGGACAGGGAGTTCGGTGTCCTGACACGGGCTGGGCTTCACTGCGCCCCGCGAGCGCACCGAACCATCAAGACCTA